A region of Actinomycetota bacterium DNA encodes the following proteins:
- a CDS encoding uroporphyrinogen decarboxylase family protein, which translates to MESMTPRERIAAAVYLRKPDRVPIAPNFDLYVARHAGITMRELLFDFAKAEAAFERAYDDFRWDGNHLFIGGSGPYMQLFFWQDFKMPGRDGCGEDEIPQMLEAGGEGPEIYEEICRYGFMRIYRRMVGKYYPQLRSAGKGLRFTLKTLPFLARSSLFVRKWEKRGIPCLTGGALSFVAFDVLSVLRSMADFCLDLQRHGDEVLRALALTNRFMIELMLLQTRPRWVHYCHIGSARPSASFISPVMFERFALPLFVEATERLVAEGITPFLHFDADWTPMLPYIRELPARRCILYLDGMTDIFKAKEILGDHMCICGDVPASLLTLGMPDEVDAYCERLIREVGEGGGFILSSGCSTPPNAKPENVEAMMASVRRHG; encoded by the coding sequence ATGGAAAGCATGACACCCAGGGAACGCATCGCAGCGGCAGTGTACCTGCGCAAACCGGACCGTGTTCCGATAGCCCCCAACTTCGATCTGTATGTCGCACGCCATGCTGGCATCACCATGCGAGAACTGCTCTTCGATTTCGCCAAGGCGGAGGCGGCCTTTGAGCGCGCTTACGATGATTTCCGCTGGGACGGCAACCACCTCTTCATCGGCGGTTCGGGTCCCTACATGCAGCTCTTCTTCTGGCAGGATTTCAAGATGCCCGGCAGGGATGGATGCGGCGAGGACGAGATCCCCCAGATGTTGGAGGCGGGAGGAGAAGGGCCGGAGATCTACGAAGAGATATGCCGTTATGGCTTCATGCGCATTTACCGGCGCATGGTGGGTAAATACTATCCCCAGTTGAGAAGCGCCGGGAAAGGGCTGCGGTTCACGCTGAAAACCCTTCCTTTTCTTGCAAGGTCCAGTCTCTTCGTAAGGAAATGGGAGAAGAGGGGCATACCGTGCCTGACCGGAGGCGCGCTCAGCTTCGTCGCTTTCGATGTTCTTTCGGTGCTGCGCTCCATGGCCGACTTTTGCCTGGACCTGCAGCGTCATGGCGACGAGGTGCTGCGCGCCCTGGCGCTGACCAATCGCTTCATGATAGAGCTGATGCTCCTTCAGACCAGGCCGCGCTGGGTGCATTATTGCCATATCGGCTCAGCCCGGCCCTCGGCCAGCTTTATCTCTCCAGTTATGTTCGAGCGTTTTGCCCTGCCCCTCTTCGTGGAGGCGACCGAGAGGCTGGTGGCCGAAGGCATCACTCCCTTCCTTCATTTTGACGCGGACTGGACGCCCATGCTGCCATATATCAGGGAGCTTCCCGCACGGAGATGCATCCTCTACCTGGACGGGATGACGGATATTTTCAAGGCCAAGGAGATCTTGGGAGACCACATGTGCATCTGTGGGGATGTCCCGGCGTCTCTGTTGACCCTGGGTATGCCGGATGAAGTGGATGCCTATTGTGAAAGGCTGATCAGGGAGGTGGGTGAGGGAGGCGGCTTCATCCTCTCCTCCGGCTGCTCCACTCCTCCGAACGCCAAGCCAGAGAACGTCGAAGCCATGATGGCATCTGTCAGACGGCATGGTTGA
- a CDS encoding Zn-ribbon domain-containing OB-fold protein, producing the protein MEEYTLPLPLITTLSKVFWDGCRENKLLYQHCRDCGRVIFFPKHLCPGCMGHNLEWLESKGKGAIDTFTVTYEGAPPAFMGVTPYCVAIIRMDEGYRMMSNIVDCDFDALACEMPVEVVFAQVTEEITLPKFRPAGG; encoded by the coding sequence ATGGAAGAGTACACGCTGCCGCTGCCGTTGATAACCACCCTGAGCAAGGTCTTCTGGGATGGCTGCAGGGAGAACAAGCTCCTCTACCAGCACTGCCGGGACTGTGGGAGGGTCATCTTTTTCCCCAAGCACCTCTGTCCGGGATGCATGGGCCACAACCTGGAATGGCTGGAGTCGAAAGGAAAGGGAGCGATAGACACCTTCACCGTCACCTACGAGGGCGCGCCGCCCGCCTTCATGGGGGTGACCCCCTACTGCGTGGCCATCATCAGGATGGACGAGGGCTACCGCATGATGAGCAACATCGTGGACTGCGATTTCGACGCACTCGCATGCGAGATGCCGGTGGAGGTAGTGTTTGCGCAGGTGACCGAGGAGATCACCCTCCCCAAGTTCCGGCCGGCTGGAGGTTGA
- a CDS encoding thiolase family protein encodes MESIRGKTAIVGIGEVPTGIYPERSFVEQAVAVSEMAILDAGISKDEIDTVIPVLAVANPIDNANMVCSWMVEEMGLGGSCKANFVCGSGGSSSSNSLKAAMGLICAGLSRAVLVVHSDRLGTGLDMGAAIAQFAVVSMSQEYEIPFGFSQLALAGFLQQRYMYDTGTTERQIASVVETLRKWAALNPNAMLRDLRTADDVLASKVISSPVRKRMMNKLADGASAFIVTSAERARELTDRPAYILGVGSRCTNFTATEGQGDFYKTWTPAADDAFAMAGIGREDIDVAELYDAFPTFILISMELVGLCGKGEAGRFFEEGHAAPGGRLPVTTNGGMMAQGHTGAGGGVAVLVEAARQVMGKAGERQVADVKYALDTASGGIGMDFHVGILGNEV; translated from the coding sequence ATGGAAAGCATTCGAGGCAAGACGGCCATCGTCGGCATCGGCGAGGTACCGACGGGCATCTACCCGGAGCGATCGTTCGTAGAGCAGGCGGTGGCGGTCAGCGAGATGGCCATCCTGGACGCGGGCATCTCCAAGGACGAGATAGACACGGTCATCCCGGTCCTGGCGGTGGCCAACCCCATCGATAACGCGAACATGGTCTGCTCCTGGATGGTGGAGGAGATGGGCCTCGGGGGGAGCTGCAAGGCCAACTTCGTCTGCGGTTCCGGGGGGTCCAGCTCCTCTAACTCCCTCAAGGCGGCCATGGGGCTGATCTGCGCGGGGCTGTCCAGGGCGGTGCTGGTGGTGCACTCCGACCGGCTGGGGACGGGGCTGGACATGGGCGCGGCCATCGCGCAGTTCGCGGTGGTCTCCATGAGCCAGGAATACGAGATCCCCTTCGGTTTCAGCCAGCTCGCCCTGGCCGGGTTCCTGCAGCAGCGCTACATGTACGATACCGGCACCACCGAGAGGCAGATCGCCAGCGTGGTTGAGACGCTGCGTAAGTGGGCTGCCCTCAACCCCAACGCCATGCTGCGCGACTTGAGGACCGCCGACGATGTGCTGGCCTCCAAGGTCATCTCCAGCCCGGTGCGCAAGCGGATGATGAACAAGCTGGCCGACGGCGCCTCCGCCTTCATCGTCACCAGCGCGGAAAGGGCGCGGGAGCTGACGGACAGGCCGGCCTATATCCTGGGCGTGGGCTCCCGCTGCACCAACTTCACCGCCACGGAGGGCCAGGGGGACTTCTACAAGACCTGGACCCCGGCGGCGGACGATGCCTTCGCCATGGCGGGCATCGGGCGCGAGGACATCGACGTGGCGGAGCTCTACGACGCTTTCCCCACCTTCATCCTTATCTCCATGGAACTGGTGGGATTGTGCGGGAAAGGCGAGGCTGGCAGGTTCTTCGAGGAGGGGCACGCCGCTCCGGGGGGCAGGCTGCCGGTGACCACCAACGGCGGCATGATGGCCCAGGGCCATACCGGGGCCGGGGGCGGCGTGGCCGTCCTGGTAGAGGCGGCCCGCCAGGTCATGGGTAAGGCGGGTGAGCGTCAGGTAGCGGACGTTAAGTACGCCCTGGACACCGCCTCCGGGGGGATAGGCATGGACTTCCACGTCGGCATACTGGGAAACGAGGTGTAG
- a CDS encoding long-chain-fatty-acid--CoA ligase, whose product MDMWSIIKRGFMYQPGRDCVIFGEQRATYRQFETRLNKLANMLYGLGLEKGDRVSVLSENSMTAAEAMIGIEKSGMVWAPLNFRHVPAEHVYHLNNAGSKAVIMQQQFAESIASVRDQLETVEHFIVDGEGFGGMESYEDLMAKASGRHTAVDIDENDPVALMYTSGTTGQAKGVLHTHKSFGALATFSAIEMGIQADDVVIYVAPINHGAGILLPPHLMMGVPNILIGHLDVDYILDVIQKERVTTMWLAPTIIYFLLAYPSRADFDLSSLRSLPYSSAPIAVEKLKEALDVFGGVFAQAYGLVECPVITMLAQGDHVVGGGEEQTKRLGSAGREIIYTRVRVVDPDGNDLPAGETGEIIVSSPLVMKEYWRNPEATAEALRNGWLYTGDVGYLDDGGYLFIADRLKDMIITGGYNVYPKEVENVIFRHQAVFEAAVIGVPDETWGESVKAFVALKPGMQATEEEIISLCRDNLASYKKPKSVEFVDALPKNMAGKVLKTELRAPYWEGRVRQV is encoded by the coding sequence ATGGATATGTGGTCCATCATTAAGAGGGGGTTCATGTACCAGCCCGGGCGGGATTGCGTCATCTTCGGTGAGCAGCGGGCGACCTACCGGCAGTTCGAGACACGCCTCAATAAGCTCGCCAATATGCTTTACGGTCTGGGCCTTGAGAAGGGCGACCGCGTCTCGGTGCTCTCCGAGAACTCCATGACCGCCGCCGAGGCCATGATCGGCATCGAGAAGAGCGGCATGGTGTGGGCGCCGCTCAACTTCCGCCACGTTCCGGCGGAGCACGTCTACCATCTCAACAACGCCGGCTCAAAGGCAGTGATCATGCAGCAGCAGTTCGCCGAAAGCATCGCCTCGGTAAGGGATCAGTTGGAGACGGTGGAGCACTTCATCGTGGACGGAGAGGGCTTCGGCGGCATGGAATCTTATGAGGACCTCATGGCCAAGGCGAGCGGCAGGCACACCGCTGTCGATATCGACGAAAACGACCCAGTAGCCCTAATGTACACTTCGGGCACCACCGGCCAGGCCAAGGGGGTGCTGCACACCCATAAGAGCTTCGGCGCCCTGGCCACCTTCTCAGCCATCGAAATGGGAATACAGGCCGATGATGTGGTCATCTACGTGGCCCCCATCAACCACGGCGCGGGTATCCTGCTGCCGCCCCACCTCATGATGGGGGTGCCCAACATCCTCATCGGCCACCTGGACGTGGATTACATCCTCGACGTCATCCAGAAGGAGAGGGTGACCACCATGTGGCTGGCACCCACCATCATCTACTTTCTCCTGGCCTATCCCAGCCGGGCAGACTTCGACCTCTCGTCCTTGCGCTCGCTGCCATATTCCTCCGCGCCCATCGCGGTGGAGAAGCTCAAGGAAGCACTCGATGTCTTCGGAGGCGTCTTCGCCCAGGCTTACGGCCTGGTGGAGTGCCCGGTGATCACCATGCTTGCGCAGGGCGACCACGTGGTGGGGGGAGGCGAGGAACAGACGAAGCGGCTGGGCTCGGCCGGGCGCGAGATCATCTATACCAGGGTGAGGGTTGTGGACCCGGACGGTAACGACCTGCCGGCGGGCGAGACGGGTGAGATCATCGTCTCGAGCCCCCTGGTGATGAAGGAGTACTGGCGCAACCCCGAGGCCACGGCAGAGGCCTTGAGAAACGGCTGGTTATACACCGGGGATGTGGGCTACCTGGACGACGGGGGCTACCTGTTCATCGCCGACCGCCTCAAGGACATGATCATCACCGGGGGGTACAACGTGTACCCCAAGGAGGTGGAGAACGTCATCTTCAGGCACCAGGCCGTCTTCGAGGCCGCGGTCATCGGCGTGCCCGACGAGACCTGGGGGGAGTCGGTCAAGGCCTTCGTGGCCCTCAAACCAGGCATGCAGGCGACGGAAGAGGAGATCATCTCACTTTGCCGTGACAACCTGGCTTCCTACAAGAAGCCCAAGTCCGTGGAGTTCGTTGACGCCCTGCCCAAAAACATGGCGGGTAAGGTCCTCAAGACGGAGCTGCGCGCCCCTTACTGGGAGGGCCGGGTGCGCCAGGTCTGA
- a CDS encoding acyl-CoA dehydrogenase family protein gives MDFDFTEEQKAFAKSVQEFAEKEIAPGAREREQTEEFPHEIWKKLADFGLLGLPVPEEYGGGGADAVTTTLANEVMARYCKDMDLMIKWGSHTMICAMPIAVLGSEEQKREYLPALCDGSRIGAFALTEPEAGSDATAMKSKAVRDGGSYVLNGNKIYISNAPHADTFVTFAKTADAAGIEGISAFIVESGFPGFVRGKPLRLYTPSAGSDVGEIAFDDCRVPVENLMGVEGQGFYAMLTSLGWERLAFAGFLGGMASNLDDCITYAKERHAFGRPISKFQLVQAKLADMAVDLEAARLLTYKLAWMFDTGQVFHLQAAIAKLFTTEAALRNALEAIQVFGGYGCMTDENVGRSLWAAKASVIGGGTSEIQRVFIARTLLR, from the coding sequence ATGGATTTCGATTTCACGGAAGAGCAGAAAGCCTTCGCGAAGTCGGTGCAGGAGTTCGCGGAGAAGGAGATCGCCCCGGGGGCGCGGGAGCGGGAACAGACCGAGGAATTCCCTCACGAAATATGGAAAAAGTTGGCCGACTTCGGACTGCTCGGCCTGCCGGTCCCCGAGGAGTACGGGGGCGGAGGTGCGGATGCGGTGACCACCACCCTGGCCAACGAGGTCATGGCCCGGTACTGCAAGGATATGGACCTCATGATCAAGTGGGGTTCCCACACCATGATCTGCGCCATGCCCATCGCCGTGCTGGGCAGCGAGGAGCAGAAGCGTGAGTATCTCCCCGCCCTGTGCGACGGCTCGCGTATCGGGGCCTTCGCCCTCACCGAGCCGGAAGCCGGCTCCGATGCCACGGCCATGAAGAGCAAGGCGGTGAGGGACGGCGGCTCCTATGTCTTGAACGGCAACAAGATCTACATCTCCAACGCCCCCCACGCCGATACCTTCGTCACCTTCGCCAAGACGGCCGACGCGGCGGGTATCGAGGGCATCTCCGCCTTCATCGTGGAGAGCGGCTTCCCCGGTTTCGTGCGGGGCAAGCCCCTGAGATTGTACACCCCGTCGGCAGGTTCCGACGTGGGGGAGATCGCCTTCGACGACTGCCGCGTTCCGGTGGAGAACCTCATGGGGGTGGAGGGGCAGGGCTTCTATGCCATGCTCACCTCCCTGGGATGGGAGCGGCTGGCCTTCGCCGGGTTCCTGGGCGGTATGGCCAGCAACCTGGACGACTGCATCACATACGCCAAGGAGAGGCACGCTTTCGGACGGCCCATCTCCAAGTTCCAGCTCGTCCAGGCCAAGCTGGCGGACATGGCGGTGGACCTGGAGGCGGCGCGCCTGCTCACCTACAAGCTGGCCTGGATGTTCGACACCGGGCAGGTCTTCCACCTGCAGGCCGCCATCGCCAAGCTCTTCACCACCGAAGCCGCCTTGCGCAACGCCCTGGAGGCCATCCAGGTCTTCGGCGGGTACGGGTGCATGACCGACGAGAACGTCGGCCGCTCCCTGTGGGCGGCCAAGGCGTCGGTAATCGGAGGGGGGACCTCGGAGATACAGCGCGTCTTCATCGCCAGGACGCTGCTGCGCTAG
- a CDS encoding MaoC/PaaZ C-terminal domain-containing protein — MAEGKLYFEDIAEGDESPELSLEVTRTHIVKYAGAGGDFNPIHHDEAFAIAIGLPSVFAMGLMQGGYLARMLTDWVGAGNVRLYRIRFTGQVWPGETIVCKGKIVRKYEQDGERLVDCALSVVNASSESKIDGIAVVALPSKE, encoded by the coding sequence ATGGCAGAAGGCAAGCTCTACTTCGAGGACATAGCGGAAGGAGACGAAAGCCCCGAACTCTCCCTGGAGGTCACGCGCACCCATATCGTCAAGTACGCCGGGGCGGGAGGCGACTTCAACCCCATCCATCACGACGAGGCCTTCGCGATAGCCATAGGCCTGCCATCCGTCTTCGCCATGGGCCTCATGCAGGGCGGTTACCTGGCGCGCATGCTCACCGATTGGGTGGGCGCGGGAAACGTCAGGCTGTATAGGATCCGCTTCACCGGGCAGGTATGGCCGGGTGAGACCATCGTCTGCAAGGGTAAGATCGTGAGGAAATACGAACAGGACGGGGAGAGGCTCGTCGACTGCGCGCTCTCCGTGGTCAACGCAAGCAGCGAAAGCAAGATCGACGGTATAGCCGTGGTCGCCCTGCCCTCAAAGGAGTGA
- a CDS encoding MaoC family dehydratase N-terminal domain-containing protein: MVNEAIVGKEFPSFELPVEKGKIKEFARSLGDRNPLYYDEEIAKSMGFRSVPAPPTFTATFLHHVPDEDFLLNMMQEMGISVATSVHGESEFEYLAPVCAGDVLTVAVKVKDFYQKEGKRGGKMNFITVESTYTNQEGVLVQKDRMLFIERESAA; the protein is encoded by the coding sequence ATGGTCAACGAAGCCATCGTAGGCAAGGAGTTCCCGTCCTTCGAGCTGCCCGTCGAGAAAGGCAAGATCAAGGAGTTCGCGCGGTCCCTGGGGGACAGGAACCCCCTCTACTACGACGAGGAAATCGCGAAGAGCATGGGCTTCAGGTCCGTCCCCGCCCCGCCCACCTTCACCGCCACCTTCCTGCACCACGTGCCCGACGAGGACTTCCTCCTCAATATGATGCAGGAGATGGGCATATCGGTGGCCACCAGCGTGCATGGCGAATCGGAGTTCGAGTACCTGGCGCCAGTCTGTGCGGGGGACGTGCTGACCGTCGCCGTAAAGGTCAAAGACTTTTACCAGAAGGAGGGCAAACGCGGCGGGAAGATGAACTTCATCACCGTTGAATCGACATACACCAATCAGGAAGGCGTGTTGGTGCAGAAGGACCGCATGCTCTTCATCGAGCGCGAATCGGCGGCCTGA
- a CDS encoding amidohydrolase family protein encodes MVVDCHVHIWIPGMVPLAYEEGCIRTMVMAAGRALGQRLTFEQGKETLYPMLQDEKGEKYLAHMDEAGIDRAVLFGVDFGEEIGEPEIPIFEMNRMYADLCKAHPDRFVALCAIDPRRKGAMDHIVQCIEEWGMRGIKLHPSAGFNPMDPVMYPVYEKCAEWDLPLLFHSGAQPAAPVVLETARPVWIAEAASKFPATKFIAAHFGMDWWPEAIMFGRLLPNLYFDCSYWQLLFGLHAEEYYTLLRRFIDDCGPEKVLWGTDTPLPNVLVPPKEWLDIHTSPRTEIPFTVEEIKTITETNSEQLFKL; translated from the coding sequence ATGGTCGTCGACTGTCACGTGCACATCTGGATCCCGGGCATGGTCCCCCTGGCCTACGAGGAGGGTTGCATCCGCACCATGGTCATGGCTGCGGGCAGGGCGCTGGGGCAGAGACTAACCTTCGAGCAGGGCAAAGAAACGCTCTATCCCATGCTCCAGGACGAGAAGGGCGAAAAATACCTGGCGCACATGGACGAGGCGGGCATCGATAGGGCGGTGCTCTTCGGGGTGGACTTCGGCGAGGAGATCGGGGAGCCGGAGATCCCCATTTTCGAGATGAACCGCATGTACGCCGACCTGTGCAAGGCCCACCCCGATCGCTTCGTGGCTCTCTGCGCCATCGACCCTCGCCGCAAGGGGGCCATGGACCACATCGTCCAGTGTATCGAGGAATGGGGGATGCGGGGGATCAAACTCCATCCCTCCGCCGGTTTCAACCCCATGGACCCGGTGATGTATCCGGTCTACGAGAAATGCGCGGAATGGGACCTCCCCCTGCTCTTCCATTCCGGCGCCCAGCCCGCGGCGCCGGTGGTGCTGGAAACGGCCCGCCCGGTATGGATCGCCGAGGCGGCCAGCAAGTTCCCCGCCACCAAGTTCATCGCCGCCCACTTCGGCATGGACTGGTGGCCCGAGGCCATCATGTTCGGCAGGCTGCTGCCCAACCTCTACTTCGACTGCTCCTACTGGCAGCTCCTCTTCGGTCTGCACGCTGAGGAATATTACACCTTGCTGCGGAGGTTCATCGACGACTGCGGCCCGGAGAAGGTGCTGTGGGGGACCGACACGCCACTCCCCAACGTGCTCGTGCCACCCAAGGAGTGGCTGGATATCCACACCAGCCCCAGGACGGAGATACCCTTCACCGTCGAGGAGATAAAGACCATCACCGAGACCAATTCCGAGCAGCTCTTCAAGCTCTAG
- a CDS encoding TetR/AcrR family transcriptional regulator: MSIVEKAKEKYEQYEQQHKRIIQGAIKVFSEKNYDVGTMAMIAEEAGISEAMLYKHFDGKKELFITCFQEIVQELMARYRECYTKNRDDPLQYLEDSAAAYLDYIKSSTGGSKYFSHLLSSTYDPDLKKPLVEFFKASVSTVKAALDQAKKQGDLGRDVDTELLAWDYVGQYYSLILAREINMGSMLDEARVRAFVRAMFKR, translated from the coding sequence ATGAGCATCGTCGAAAAGGCCAAAGAGAAATACGAGCAGTACGAGCAGCAGCACAAGAGGATAATCCAGGGCGCGATAAAGGTCTTCTCCGAGAAGAACTACGACGTGGGGACCATGGCCATGATCGCGGAGGAGGCGGGTATCTCCGAGGCCATGCTCTACAAGCACTTCGACGGCAAGAAAGAGCTGTTCATCACCTGTTTCCAGGAGATCGTCCAGGAATTGATGGCGCGCTATAGGGAGTGCTATACAAAGAACCGGGATGACCCATTGCAGTACCTGGAGGACAGCGCAGCCGCCTATCTCGACTACATCAAGTCCTCCACCGGAGGTTCCAAGTATTTCTCGCACCTGTTGAGCAGTACGTATGACCCGGATCTAAAGAAACCCCTGGTCGAGTTCTTCAAGGCCAGCGTAAGCACGGTCAAGGCGGCGCTCGACCAGGCGAAGAAGCAGGGCGATCTCGGAAGGGACGTCGACACCGAGCTTCTAGCCTGGGATTACGTGGGCCAGTACTACAGTCTCATCCTGGCCAGGGAGATAAACATGGGGTCCATGCTGGACGAGGCGAGGGTGCGCGCTTTCGTGCGGGCGATGTTCAAGAGGTAG
- a CDS encoding enoyl-CoA hydratase/isomerase family protein yields MDPDVFRIEITDGVARCSMNRPQDMNALSVELGYPIVEGLTRVLDDEAVRVIVLRGDGGHFCSGADLTLLGDNLDPVFLNQSMRAIGEVILRLYTGTKPVITEVDGYAVGGGLGLALASDITYATERAQFSMGFIKIAATPDMGSSYFLAERVGLAKAKEMTFTGDVVGAEEALRIGLVNKVVEHTKISDEVMKLAAYIATKSPVTLAASKRMLNTSHLLDLRSVLDLESHVQPIMLLSEEHREAIRKIFERWGQGLGAQE; encoded by the coding sequence ATGGACCCCGATGTCTTCCGCATCGAGATAACGGACGGCGTCGCGCGCTGCAGCATGAACCGGCCCCAGGACATGAACGCCCTAAGCGTGGAGCTGGGCTATCCCATAGTGGAGGGGCTGACGCGGGTGCTGGACGACGAGGCGGTGAGGGTCATCGTGCTGCGCGGCGACGGCGGCCATTTCTGCTCCGGGGCCGACCTCACCCTGCTGGGGGACAACCTCGACCCCGTCTTCTTAAACCAGAGCATGAGGGCCATCGGCGAGGTGATCCTCAGGCTCTACACGGGGACGAAGCCGGTCATCACCGAGGTTGACGGCTATGCGGTGGGGGGCGGGCTGGGGCTGGCGCTGGCCTCGGATATCACCTACGCCACGGAGAGGGCGCAGTTCAGCATGGGCTTTATAAAGATAGCCGCCACGCCCGACATGGGCAGCTCGTATTTCCTGGCCGAGCGTGTTGGCCTGGCGAAAGCGAAGGAGATGACCTTCACCGGCGATGTGGTGGGGGCGGAGGAGGCGTTGCGAATAGGGCTGGTCAACAAGGTCGTCGAGCATACGAAGATATCGGACGAGGTGATGAAACTGGCCGCCTATATCGCCACCAAGTCGCCGGTGACCCTGGCCGCGAGCAAGCGCATGCTCAACACCTCGCACCTGCTCGACCTGCGCTCGGTACTGGACCTTGAATCCCACGTCCAGCCCATCATGCTCCTCTCCGAGGAGCACCGCGAAGCCATCCGGAAGATCTTCGAGCGATGGGGGCAGGGCCTCGGCGCCCAGGAGTAG
- a CDS encoding radical SAM protein, producing the protein MRVALIYPDYYQSGCIEGEPQGRIHLGSAYLSACLKQAGHETAFLHLVEPTGREEFLEWLTSQHAGLVAFSSTSLMFSKVRQMARWAKEETGLPVLVGGVHPTLDPLGALEDESIDMVCVGEGEAALVELAGALEGRGEVDGVASIMGRWRGRDFANPVRPLLEDLDQLPFPDRSIFDMERMAPDQLERITVMASRGCPYRCRYCSNHAQRSAYPNAGRYVRFRSVDNVLSEVEELAARAEGVDHVRFDDDILTLRPRWFEEFVRQYRRRIDLPFICNSRVDLLDEEKIAALKEAGCKTICMGIESGNPWLRRNVLGRRMSDRRILDAFRLCRKYGIGTVSLNMMGFPQEDFSMVLDTIKLNGRAEPGITQITVFYPFPGTELYNTCKEKGLFVDEGTDTLFTRRSGLKLDGISEEQMELVSEYFTPLAWLYHGIFTLPDGLARPLEQAVDFALASDRIPHGWKRRAAERLLRRLPWDWYMTTKY; encoded by the coding sequence ATGCGCGTAGCCCTTATCTATCCCGATTACTACCAGTCCGGCTGCATCGAGGGCGAGCCCCAGGGCAGGATACACCTCGGCAGCGCGTATCTTTCCGCCTGCCTCAAGCAGGCCGGCCACGAGACCGCCTTCCTGCACCTGGTGGAGCCCACCGGCCGCGAAGAGTTCCTGGAATGGCTGACCTCCCAGCACGCCGGCCTTGTGGCTTTCTCCTCCACCAGCCTGATGTTCTCCAAGGTGCGCCAGATGGCGCGCTGGGCCAAGGAGGAGACTGGCCTGCCGGTCCTGGTGGGCGGTGTCCACCCCACCCTCGATCCCCTGGGGGCCCTGGAGGACGAAAGCATCGACATGGTGTGCGTGGGCGAGGGCGAGGCGGCGCTTGTGGAGCTGGCCGGAGCGCTGGAGGGCCGCGGCGAGGTGGACGGGGTCGCGAGCATCATGGGGCGCTGGCGCGGCAGGGACTTCGCCAACCCCGTGCGCCCCCTCCTCGAGGACCTGGACCAGCTGCCATTCCCCGACCGCTCCATCTTCGACATGGAGAGGATGGCCCCGGACCAGCTGGAGCGGATAACCGTCATGGCCTCGCGGGGCTGCCCCTACCGCTGCCGCTACTGCTCCAACCACGCCCAGAGGAGCGCCTACCCCAACGCGGGCCGCTACGTGCGCTTCCGCAGCGTAGACAACGTGCTCAGCGAGGTAGAGGAGCTGGCCGCCCGCGCGGAGGGCGTCGACCACGTGCGCTTCGACGACGATATCCTCACCCTGCGCCCCCGGTGGTTCGAGGAGTTCGTGCGCCAGTACCGCCGCCGCATCGACCTGCCCTTCATCTGCAACTCCCGCGTCGACCTACTGGACGAGGAGAAGATCGCCGCGCTCAAGGAGGCGGGGTGCAAGACCATCTGCATGGGCATCGAGAGCGGCAACCCCTGGCTGCGCCGCAACGTGCTCGGGCGCAGGATGAGCGACAGGCGGATCCTCGACGCCTTCCGGCTCTGCCGCAAGTACGGCATCGGTACCGTCTCCCTCAACATGATGGGTTTCCCCCAGGAGGACTTCTCCATGGTGCTGGACACCATCAAGCTCAATGGACGCGCCGAGCCCGGCATCACCCAGATAACCGTCTTCTACCCCTTCCCCGGCACCGAGCTCTACAACACCTGCAAGGAGAAGGGGCTCTTCGTGGACGAAGGCACCGACACCCTCTTCACGCGCCGCTCCGGCCTCAAGTTAGACGGCATAAGCGAAGAGCAGATGGAGCTGGTGAGCGAATATTTCACCCCCCTGGCCTGGCTGTATCACGGCATCTTCACCCTGCCGGACGGGCTGGCCCGCCCCCTGGAGCAGGCCGTCGATTTCGCGCTCGCCAGCGACCGCATCCCCCACGGCTGGAAGAGGAGAGCGGCGGAGCGGCTGCTGCGGCGCCTTCCCTGGGACTGGTACATGACCACCAAGTACTGA